A single Musa acuminata AAA Group cultivar baxijiao chromosome BXJ2-1, Cavendish_Baxijiao_AAA, whole genome shotgun sequence DNA region contains:
- the LOC135598922 gene encoding OVARIAN TUMOR DOMAIN-containing deubiquitinating enzyme 9-like isoform X2, with translation MRTYLMGTYEQDSEAYRWEVGPFHNYLFANPPYFIGSTEQDSVFYSSRCIREDASGTARDFTEDLFGQHTREYSFGVENGQEEVSNFCSSPRENSCEGLYSLDVTDEHSAADGEVGRRLNQMVPIPHVPRINGQIPSVDEATSDHQRLTDRLQLYDLIEHKVQGDGNCQFRALSDQLYQTPEHHEFVRQQVVDQLKSHSEIYEGYVPMPYGDYLNKLSKSGEWGDHVTLQAAADSYGVKIFVITSFKDTCYIEILPSVQNSNRVIFLSFWAEVHYNSIYPEGDLPAADTKKKKKWWQFGNKH, from the exons ATGAGAACATATCTGATGGGTACCTACGAGCAAGACTCTGAGGCTTATCGGTGGGAAGTTGGTCCTTTCCATAATTACCTATTTGCAAACCCTCCATATTTTATTGGCAGCACTGAGCAGGACTCGGTCTTTTATTCCAGTCGTTGTATTAGAGAAG ATGCTTCTGGAACTGCACGTGATTTCACGGAAGATCTGTTTGGCCAACATacaagagaatacagttttg GGGTTGAGAATGGGCAGGAAGAGGTGTCCAATTTTTGTTCTAGTCCCAGAGAAAACTCTTGTGAGGGGCTGTATTCATTGGATGTAACAGATGAGCATTCTGCTGCAGATGGTGAAGTTGGTAGAAGGCTAAATCAGATGGTTCCCATCCCT CATGTTCCTAGAATTAATGGACAAATTCCTTCTGTTGATGAAGCCACGTCGGATCATCAAAGACTTACAGACAG GTTGCAGTTGTATGACTTGATTGAGCATAAGGTCCAAGGAGATGGTAACTGTCAG TTCCGGGCACTGTCTGATCAATTATATCAAACACCTGAACACCATGAGTTTGTGAGACAGCAAGTTGTTGATCAG CTCAAGTCTCACTCTGAGATCTATGAGGGATATGTTCCAATGCCATATGGTGACTACCTGAATAAGctttcgaa GAGCGGCGAGTGGGGTGATCATGTAACATTACAAGCAGCTGCAGATTCA TATGGAGTTAAAATTTTTGTCATAACATCATTCAAGGATACTTGCTATATCGAGATTCTGCCCAGTGTTCAGAATTCTAACCGAG TCATTTTCTTGAGCTTTTGGGCTGAGGTGCACTACAACTCAATTTATCCTGAAGGTG ATCTTCCTGCCGCAgacacaaagaagaagaaaaaatggtgGCAGTTTGGAAATAAGCATTAA
- the LOC135598922 gene encoding OVARIAN TUMOR DOMAIN-containing deubiquitinating enzyme 9-like isoform X1 codes for MRTYLMGTYEQDSEAYRWEVGPFHNYLFANPPYFIGSTEQDSVFYSSRCIREVVDADASGTARDFTEDLFGQHTREYSFGVENGQEEVSNFCSSPRENSCEGLYSLDVTDEHSAADGEVGRRLNQMVPIPHVPRINGQIPSVDEATSDHQRLTDRLQLYDLIEHKVQGDGNCQFRALSDQLYQTPEHHEFVRQQVVDQLKSHSEIYEGYVPMPYGDYLNKLSKSGEWGDHVTLQAAADSYGVKIFVITSFKDTCYIEILPSVQNSNRVIFLSFWAEVHYNSIYPEGDLPAADTKKKKKWWQFGNKH; via the exons ATGAGAACATATCTGATGGGTACCTACGAGCAAGACTCTGAGGCTTATCGGTGGGAAGTTGGTCCTTTCCATAATTACCTATTTGCAAACCCTCCATATTTTATTGGCAGCACTGAGCAGGACTCGGTCTTTTATTCCAGTCGTTGTATTAGAGAAG TTGTTGATGCAGATGCTTCTGGAACTGCACGTGATTTCACGGAAGATCTGTTTGGCCAACATacaagagaatacagttttg GGGTTGAGAATGGGCAGGAAGAGGTGTCCAATTTTTGTTCTAGTCCCAGAGAAAACTCTTGTGAGGGGCTGTATTCATTGGATGTAACAGATGAGCATTCTGCTGCAGATGGTGAAGTTGGTAGAAGGCTAAATCAGATGGTTCCCATCCCT CATGTTCCTAGAATTAATGGACAAATTCCTTCTGTTGATGAAGCCACGTCGGATCATCAAAGACTTACAGACAG GTTGCAGTTGTATGACTTGATTGAGCATAAGGTCCAAGGAGATGGTAACTGTCAG TTCCGGGCACTGTCTGATCAATTATATCAAACACCTGAACACCATGAGTTTGTGAGACAGCAAGTTGTTGATCAG CTCAAGTCTCACTCTGAGATCTATGAGGGATATGTTCCAATGCCATATGGTGACTACCTGAATAAGctttcgaa GAGCGGCGAGTGGGGTGATCATGTAACATTACAAGCAGCTGCAGATTCA TATGGAGTTAAAATTTTTGTCATAACATCATTCAAGGATACTTGCTATATCGAGATTCTGCCCAGTGTTCAGAATTCTAACCGAG TCATTTTCTTGAGCTTTTGGGCTGAGGTGCACTACAACTCAATTTATCCTGAAGGTG ATCTTCCTGCCGCAgacacaaagaagaagaaaaaatggtgGCAGTTTGGAAATAAGCATTAA
- the LOC103997819 gene encoding P-loop NTPase domain-containing protein LPA1-like, with translation MSERPKFLYIVVVDDGETGGVSGERGKGMASEDNRSLSFRYTRSVLQSTLQLMGCKARHAFKISRRVFEVMRDESSVDDLPSDATSSNDWRIPSNAEYESNETGGLDQANMTNDLIQENVDTTCGIPFELYKRLTTVVVSRERFLDIVCDALALYKYVGRNQRADLLLACRIRERKESVTVLLCGTSGCGKSTLSSLLGGRLGVTTVISTDSIRHMMRSFMDEKQNPLLWASTYHAGECLDPVAVAKAKAKRKEKKLAVISHTKVKEEASDGALNEKTGGRSHEPILGTELIGKRQMAIEGFKAQSEMVIDSLDRLITAWEDRKESVVVEGVHLSLNFVMGLMKKHPSIIPFMIYITNEDKHMERFSVRAKYMTLDPAKNKYVKYIRNIRKIQEYLCNRADKHLVPKINNTNVDRSVASIHATVFGCLRRREAGEQFYDPATNTVAVILEEYRNQRAANSLSSKGMLQLIQRKGSSRHLMALLNIDGSVAKAWPVPFVDYTGKPSSENWSEKCVGSPMYGPLQIGKAEPVNLQFGNFGISAWPRETCGTSQTGSIDGSRADGTDTGSRYVSSCCSSPKASDGPAKELKEEFFVAGSDEEADDPHDGDSDEDFSDIDHKEIHEEIEGSVEEDSTKSDDEFDDLAMRDGLDNYYWSDDDESTNLKKIADSKMATDGDGVMADKYQHNLELFFKMSELFVGPPYSDTLLPQRNSSTSDIRVRRRSLSDSMCFESAMQSIPAVGHQRAL, from the exons ATGTCGGAGCGGCCGAAGTTTCTGTACATTGTGGTGGTGGACGACGGCGAGACGGGAGGAGTCAGTGGCGAGAGAGGGAAGGGGATGGCGAGCGAGGATAACAGGAGCTTGTCGTTTCGGTATACGCGGTCGGTGCTACAGAGCACGCTGCAGCTCATGGGCTGCAAGGCACGTCATGCCTTCAAG ATTAGCCGAAGGGTATTTGAAGTGATGAGGGATGAGTCCTCAGTTGATGATTTGCCGTCTGATGCCACAAGCTCAAATGACTGGCGGATTCCATCCAATGCAGAATATGAATCTAATGAAACTGGTGGATTAGACCAGGCAAACATGACTAATGACTTGATTCAAGAGAACGTAGATACGACTTGTGGAATTCCTTTCGAATTGTACAAAAGGCTAACAACTGTTGTTGTTTCACGGGAACGCTTCTTGGACATCGTCTGTGATGCCCTTGCCCTGTACAAATATGTAGGTCGCAATCAAAGAGCTGACTTGCTTCTGGCTTGCAG AATTCGAGAAAGAAAGGAATCTGTGACAGTTCTCTTGTGTGGCACTAGTGGCTGTGGCAAGTCTACTCTGTCATCCTTGCTG GGGGGAAGACTGGGTGTGACAACTGTCATTTCTACTGACTCAATACGCCATATGATGAGGAGCTTCATGGATGAAAAACAAAACCCACTCCTGTGGGCTTCAACTTATCATGCTGGGGAATGCTTAGATCCGGTGGCAGTTGCTAAAGCAAAGGCTAAACGAAAAGAAAAGAAGCTTGCTGTTATTTCGCACACAAAAGTCAAGGAAGAAGCATCTGATGGAGCTTTAAATGAAAAAACTGGTGGCCGATCTCATGAACCCATCCTTGGAACTGAGTTAATTGGTAAAAGACAAATGGCTATCGAGGGCTTTAAAGCACAAAGTGAGATGGTCATAGACAGTCTTGATCGTTTGATCACTGCATGGGAAGATCGAAAAGAATCTGTGGTTGTCGAGGGCGTCCACTTGAGCCTCAATTTTGTG atggggctcatGAAGAAGCATCCTTCAATAATACCCTTCATGATTTACATAACAAATGAAGACAAACACATGGAAAGATTTTCTGTGCGTGCCAAATACATGACATTGGACCCAGCAAAAAATAAGTATGTAAAATACATACGAAATATCAGAAAAATCCAGGAGTATCTCTGTAACAGGGCTGATAAGCATCTGGTTCCAAAAATAAACAATACAAATGTTGACCGAAGTGTGGCATCTATCCATGCCACAGTTTTTGGTTGTCTACGTAGGCGAGAGGCAGGAGAGCAGTTCTATGACCCAGCTACAAATACAGTTGCCGTGATACTTGAAGAGTACAGAAACCAGCGTGCTGCAAATTCTCTTAGCTCCAAGGGAATGCTTCAGTTGATCCAGAGGAAGGGTTCCTCAAGGCATCTTATGGCACTTCTGAACATAGATGGATCTGTTGCCAAGGCTTGGCCTGTTCCGTTTGTTGATTATACTGGGAAGCCATCGTCTGAAAATTGGAGCGAAAAGTGTGTGGGAAGCCCCATGTATGGCCCCTTACAAATTGGGAAGGCTGAGCCAGTTAACCTtcagtttggaaattttggaatcAGTGCATGGCCACGTGAGACATGTGGTACAAGTCAAACAGGGAGCATCGATGGCTCAAGGGCTGATGGCACTGACACTGGTAGTAGATACGTTTCTTCATGTTGTAGCTCTCCAAAAGCATCAGATGGACCTGCCAAAGAG CTTAAGGAGGAATTTTTTGTAGCGGGTAGTGACGAAGAAGCTGATGATCCACATGATGGTGATAGTGATGAGGATTTTAGTGATATAGACCACAAGGAGATCCATGAGGAG ATTGAAGGCTCGGTGGAGGAAGACTCTACCAAGTCGGATGACGAGTTTGATGACTTGGCCATGCGAGATGGCCTTGATAATTATTATTGGTCCGACGATGATGAGTCAACCAACTTGAAGAAAATAGCAGACAGCAAGATGGCAACAGATGGAGACGGTGTCATGGCAGACAAATACCAGCACAATCTTGAGCTCTTTTTCAAGATGAGTGAGCTGTTTGTCGGACCTCCTTACTCCGATACCCTGCTTCCCCAGAGGAACTCGAGCACTAGTGACATAAGAGTGAGGAGGCGTTCCTTGAGTGACTCCATGTGTTTTGAAAGCGCGATGCAAAGCATTCCTGCGGTAGGACACCAGAGAGCACTGTAA
- the LOC135598102 gene encoding auxin-responsive protein SAUR50-like, which translates to MGSSNGVLKRAAKVLQRSLSCSRSDHLGSSLPGRSLELQEADAAAVPQDVKEGQFAVVAVWDEQRRRFVVSLRCLSNPVFLRLLELAEEEFGFRHEGAIAIPCRPSELERILRELPQ; encoded by the coding sequence ATGGGGAGCAGCAACGGCGTCCTCAAGCGCGCGGCCAAGGTGCTGCAGCGGAGCTTGTCTTGCTCCAGGAGCGATCACCTCGGCAGCAGCCTACCGGGTCGAAGCCTGGAACTGCAGGAGGCCGATGCGGCGGCGGTGCCGCAGGACGTGAAGGAGGGCCAGTTTGCGGTGGTGGCGGTGTGGGACGAACAGCGCCGGAGGTTCGTGGTCTCACTGCGCTGCCTCTCCAACCCGGTGTTCCTGAGGCTGTTGGAGCTGGCGGAGGAGGAGTTCGGCTTCCGGCATGAGGGCGCCATCGCCATCCCCTGCCGGCCCAGCGAGTTAGAGAGAATTCTTAGAGAGCTACCACAGTGA
- the LOC103996448 gene encoding U-box domain-containing protein 12 yields the protein MGPTAAQEKEEEEEKETEMSGGAGGAVAETLLQVVAEVSALPESRGPLRQMCCDLARRVKLLAPLFDELRDDAVSLGPAELRGLESLYAALVGAKETLRSVNDGSRLYQVLRPQKFQRLFLKATESIEEALGEISLDKLNVSDEVKEQIELLHAQLHRAKESMDLRDLQLSRDLNRALNEGHCDPTILKRISEKLQLKNKNDIMKESVALHEMVISSVGEPDVSVEEMSSLLKKLKDCSLLEDPTSASIERKTSFAKHRSPVIPDDFRCPLSLELMKDPVIVSTGQTYERSYIQKWLDSGHKTCPKTQQYLSHTAVTPNFVLKSLIAQWCDANGIELPKTQGGHPDRKPANNSDISRDGINILLQKLANGNQEAQRAAAGELRLLAKRNADNRISIAEAGAIPLLKQLLSSPDPRTQEHAVTALLNLSINSDNKGIIVKEKAIPEIVKVLESESMEARENAAATLFSLSTVDQNKALIGEAGAIPALISLLCQGSPRGKKDAATAIFNLCLYPGNKVVALQAGIVVHLMTMLDDPGASLVDEALAVLAILASIQEGKVAIAHSDPTPVLLKLMKTGSAQVRENAAALLFSLCSGVEENLEAAKEGGAEEVLKELVETGTERAKRKAGSLLGLMCQAAEASVSDSAKT from the exons ATGGGGCCGACAGCAGcacaggagaaggaggaggaggaggagaaagagacggAGATGAGCGGCGGAGCCGGGGGCGCGGTGGCGGAAACCCTGCTACAGGTGGTGGCGGAGGTGTCCGCTCTGCCGGAGAGTCGCGGGCCGCTGCGGCAGATGTGCTGCGACCTCGCGCGGCGGGTTAAGCTCCTCGCCCCGCTTTTTGACGAGCTGAGGGACGACGCCGTCTCTCTCGGGCCGGCCGAGCTCCGCGGCCTCGAGTCGCTCTACGCCGCCCTCGTTGGGGCCAAGGAGACCCTCCGATCCGTGAACGATGGGAGCAGGCTGTATCAG GTTTTGCGGCCACAAAAATTTCAACGGCTGTTCCTTAAGGCAACTGAATCTATTGAGGAGGCACTCGGTGAGATTAGCTTGGACAAGCTTAATGTATCTGATGAAGTTAAAGAGCAG ATTGAGCTATTGCATGCTCAGCTTCATAGAGCTAAAGAAAGTATGGACTTACGTGATTTACAACTTAGCAGAGATTTAAATAGAGCATTAAATGAAGGTCACTGTGATCCTACCATCCTCAAGAGAATATCCGAGAAGCTTCAACTCAAAAATAAGAATGACATTATGAAGGAGTCAGTTGCTCTGCACGAAATGGTAATTTCAAGTGTTGGGGAGCCTGATGTCTCTGTGGAGGAAATGTCGTCACTTCTGAAGAAGCTTAAAGATTGTTCACTCTTGGAGGATCCAACTTCTGCCAGCATTGAAAGGAAAACTAGCTTTGCAAAGCATAGATCTCCGGTGATCCCAGATGATTTCCGGTGTCCACTTTCTCTTGAGCTGATGAAGGATCCCGTCATCGTCTCCACAGGACAA ACATATGAAAGATCTTACATCCAGAAGTGGCTCGACAGTGGACACAAGACCTGCCCCAAGACGCAACAATACCTATCCCACACTGCTGTCACCCCAAATTTCGTTTTGAAGAGCTTAATTGCACAATGGTGTGATGCCAATGGCATCGAACTGCCCAAAACGCAAGGTGGTCACCCAGATAGGAAGCCAGCAAACAATTCTGATATTAGTCGTGATGGGATCAACATACTACTGCAGAAGTTGGCAAATGGAAACCAAGAAGCGCAAAGAGCAGCTGCTGGCGAACTCCGATTACTAGCAAAGAGAAATGCGGACAATAGAATATCTATCGCTGAAGCAGGTGCAATCCCCTTACTCAAACAACTCCTTTCATCTCCTGATCCAAGAACACAAGAGCATGCAGTTACAGCACTTCTTAACCTTTCGATAAATAGCGATAACAAGGGTATCATTGTAAAAGAGAAGGCAATACCCGAGATAGTAAAGGTGCTTGAAAGCGAGAGTATGGAAGCAAGGGAGAATGCTGCCGCTACTCTTTTTAGTTTGTCAACTGTAGATCAAAACAAAGCCCTCATAGGGGAAGCTGGGGCTATACCTGCACTTATCAGTCTGCTGTGCCAAGGCAGTCCAAGAGGCAAGAAAGACGCGGCCACTGCGATATTTAATCTCTGCCTTTATCCTGGTAACAAGGTTGTCGCACTGCAAGCCGGTATCGTGGTACACTTGATGACGATGCTGGACGATCCTGGTGCTAGTCTGGTCGATGAAGCACTAGCCGTACTGGCAATTCTTGCAAGTATTCAAGAAGGCAAGGTGGCGATCGCACATTCAGACCCTACTCCAGTTTTGCTAAAGCTAATGAAGACCGGATCAGCGCAGGTTCGCGAGAATGCTGCCGCGCTGTTGTTTTCATTGTGCAGTGGTGTTGAAGAGAACCTTGAGGCTGCAAAGGAGGGGGGAGCAGAAGAGGTGTTAAAAGAGCTTGTTGAGACTGGCACAGAAAGGGCCAAGAGGAAAGCTGGGAGCCTCCTGGGGCTCATGTGCCAGGCTGCAGAGGCTTCTGTCAGTGATTCTGCCAAAACCTAG
- the LOC108952688 gene encoding F-box/LRR-repeat protein At3g48880-like codes for MAALHSSLWRMVDLQVLQSNFVRVDTGLRLPQALRTVVACGRANVRCIIFHPSLHMNDEQLNLIARGCPRLKRLVLPCMERISKAAICNAIKNWRGLKSITVPDMASPLHTIQTINRSCKRLTELKVMGSLHGEFASAISMYLRLKVLSLRCCTVSAASLMLICMCMKHLEVCNLSHSLVYLNEGWEAMPLKKWMDNIVGELLVEQVEQNSSLRSFIYCQDYESCSACRRMMSGETRLQKEWRRDEVNSFDLDEDDGDVDAIVTRDDRKKVR; via the exons ATGGCTGCTTTACATTCATCACTTTGGAGAATGGTCGATCTCCAGGTTCTACAGTCGAACTTCGTAAGGGTGGATACAGGGCTTAGGTTGCCACAAGCACTGAGGACTGTCGTGGCTTGTGGTCGAGCAAACGTAAGATGCATCATATTCCATCCCAGCTTGCATATGAACGATGAGCAGTTGAACCTCATTGCTCGAGG ATGTCCTCGTCTTAAAAGGCTCGTCCTGCCCTGTATGGAACGCATCAGCAAAGCTGCAATATGCAATGCCATAAAGAACTGGAGAGGATTGAAATCGATTACCGTGCCTGACATGGCTTCTCCCCTGCACACCATCCAGACGATAAATAGGTCCTGCAAGAGATTGACTGAGCTAAAGGTCATGGGTTCCCTCCACGGTGAATTCGCGTCAGCCATCTCAATGTACCTCCGTTTGAAGGTCTTGAGCTTGCGGTGTTGCACCGTGTCCGCAGCAAGTCTAATGTTAATATGCATGTGCATGAAGCATCTTGAGGTGTGCAATCTATCCCATTCCCTGGTGTATCTCAACGAGGGATGGGAAGCCATGCCACTAAAGAAATGGATGGATAACATCGTAGGCGAATTACTGGTGGAGCAGGTCGAGCAAAATTCAAGTTTGAGAAGCTTCATATACTGTCAAGACTACGAATCATGCAGTGCGTGCAGGAGGATGATGAGCGGTGAAACGAGGCTCCAGAAAGAGTGGCGGCGGGATGAGGTGAATAGTTTCGACTTGGATGAAGATGACGGCGATGTTGATGCTATTGTAACAAGAGACGACCGCAAGAAAGTACGGTAA